One window of the Arthrobacter sp. D5-1 genome contains the following:
- a CDS encoding MFS transporter, whose translation MSTQQAAPLSEAAQTRKAVSNILKGSAGNLVEWFDLYVYTVFAAYFQSHFFNSSDDLQAGLEAMAVFSTSFLMRPIGSWFFGRYADRKGRKAALTLSVTLMSAGSFAIAILPTQDVIGLWALILLVFIRVVQGFSVGGEYGTSATYMSEAATAKRRGFFSSFQYVTLIGGQMLALLVLVILQNTMSKEDLTAWGWRIPFAIGGVAALVVLWLRRSMEETLSADQLRAAHVKVEGEAQPGTMKLLFTKHWKPLLICIGITLGGTVAFYTYTNFILKFMNDTSGIAKTDTSVINFWALFIFMLLQPVYGLISDKVGRKPLLIWFGVTGVLFTWPLLSTLSGTKDPFMAFLLMLGGLLMVGGYTSINALVKAELFPASIRALGVGLGYAIANSLFGGTVPLIGAALQKSDQVDLFFTYVTAAIFISLLVYIFALKNKKATHLDAEQGNAFVAKGTAKDDDDKKDLVNA comes from the coding sequence ATGAGCACCCAACAAGCTGCACCTCTGAGCGAAGCCGCCCAGACACGTAAGGCCGTGAGCAACATCCTCAAGGGCTCCGCGGGCAACCTCGTGGAGTGGTTCGACCTCTACGTTTATACGGTTTTCGCTGCGTATTTCCAGTCGCACTTCTTCAACTCCTCGGACGACCTGCAGGCAGGCCTTGAGGCGATGGCTGTCTTCTCGACGTCGTTCCTCATGCGTCCCATCGGCAGTTGGTTCTTCGGCCGCTATGCCGACCGGAAGGGCCGCAAGGCTGCCCTGACACTCAGTGTGACGCTGATGTCGGCCGGTTCCTTCGCCATCGCGATCCTGCCAACGCAAGACGTGATCGGCCTCTGGGCCCTGATCCTGCTGGTGTTCATCCGCGTCGTGCAGGGCTTCTCTGTCGGTGGCGAATACGGCACCAGCGCCACGTACATGTCCGAGGCAGCGACGGCCAAGCGCCGCGGTTTCTTCTCCAGCTTCCAGTACGTGACGCTTATTGGCGGGCAAATGCTTGCCCTCTTGGTGCTCGTGATCCTGCAGAACACCATGAGCAAAGAAGACCTGACCGCGTGGGGCTGGCGTATTCCGTTTGCCATAGGTGGTGTGGCTGCCCTGGTTGTTCTCTGGCTCCGCCGTTCCATGGAAGAAACCCTTTCGGCCGATCAGCTCCGCGCCGCCCACGTCAAGGTTGAGGGTGAAGCCCAGCCCGGCACCATGAAGCTGCTGTTCACCAAGCACTGGAAGCCGCTGCTCATCTGCATCGGCATCACCCTGGGCGGTACCGTGGCGTTCTACACGTACACCAACTTCATCCTGAAGTTCATGAACGATACGTCCGGCATCGCGAAGACAGATACCTCCGTCATCAACTTCTGGGCTCTGTTCATCTTCATGCTGCTGCAGCCGGTGTACGGCCTGATCTCGGACAAGGTTGGCCGCAAGCCCTTGCTGATCTGGTTCGGCGTGACCGGTGTGCTCTTCACATGGCCACTGCTCTCCACCCTGTCCGGCACCAAGGATCCGTTCATGGCGTTCCTGCTGATGCTCGGCGGCCTGCTGATGGTTGGCGGCTACACGTCCATCAACGCGCTGGTGAAGGCCGAACTGTTCCCGGCTTCCATCCGCGCGCTCGGCGTCGGGCTCGGTTATGCGATCGCCAACTCGCTGTTCGGCGGCACCGTTCCGCTGATTGGCGCAGCGCTGCAGAAGTCGGATCAGGTGGACTTGTTCTTCACCTACGTCACGGCAGCCATTTTCATCTCGCTCCTGGTGTACATCTTCGCGTTGAAGAACAAGAAGGCCACTCACCTGGATGCCGAGCAAGGCAACGCTTTTGTGGCTAAGGGCACTGCGAAGGACGACGACGACAAGAAGGACCTCGTCAACGCCTGA